A part of Arachis hypogaea cultivar Tifrunner chromosome 12, arahy.Tifrunner.gnm2.J5K5, whole genome shotgun sequence genomic DNA contains:
- the LOC140176642 gene encoding uncharacterized protein, whose translation MVHGSCGPYNKNSPCMKNGSCSKFYPKEFRQRTLIDEAGFPKYRHTDNGQTVKKRECVLDNKLIVPYNPELLLKFGCHINVEYTCQTSSIKYLFKYIHKGNDRVTATLYNAGDPSEATQVVDKIRNYYGCRYISDEQPVVYGETSNVNDIIKRAISHKSNVLGWMAANMSYPYAQSLTYAEFSTKFVWKDDASKWFPRKQASQLEELTMSDDEIKQLCLIDIDKILHSYGKTLKDYPLMPLATEVDNSLLTERIIREELNFNRDDLKKNTSDMLAIATLEQKYAFDKIVKAVYCDEGSFFFVYGHGDTGKIFLWNFVSAEIRSRGDIVLNVASSGIASLLLPNGRKAHSRFKILLNITEDSVVTSNLAFDEFVHFSYPNILDNISSKDFLKQELYWLPHWTSLKSINCSGLPPHKLILNVGVPVMLLRNIDQSSGLCNDTRLQVRKPGNHVIECEVLTGNNVGHIALIPRMNNVPTNETVLVRFQ comes from the exons ATGGTACATGGTTCATGTGGTCCATACAACAAGAATTCACCTTGCATGAAGAATGGATCCTGTTCAAAGTTCTATCCCAAAGAATTTAGACAGCGAACACTCATTGATGAAGCCGGATTTCCTAAATATAGGCATACTGATAACGGTCAAACAGTGAAGAAAAGGGAATGTGTACTAGACAATAAGTTGATTGTTCCGTATAATCCAGAATTGTTGCTCAAGTTCGGGTGCCACATAAATGTAGAATATACATGCCAAACAAGTTCTATTAAGTATCTGTTTAAGTATATACACAAGGGTAATGACCGCGTAACAGCTACTCTATACAACGCTGGTGATCCATCAGAAGCCACACAAGTTGTTGATAAAATTAGGAATTACTACGGTTGTAGGTACATTTCG GATGAGCAACCTGTGGTTTATGGTGAAACTTCTAATGTGAATGATATCATTAAAAGAGCAATATCTCATAAGTCTAATGTTTTGGGATGGATGGCGGCGAACATGTCATATCCCTATGCTCAAAGTCTGACCTATGCTGAGTTTTCAACCAAGTTTGTTTGGAAGGATGATGCTTCAAAGTGGTTTCCTCGAAAGCAAGCTTCGCAATTGGAAG AGTTAACCATGTCAGATGATGAGATTAAGCAGTTGTGCTTAATAGATATAGACAAGATCTTACATTCCTATGGTAAAACCTTAAAAGACTATCCTCTTATGCCTTTAGCAACTGAAGTTGATAATTCTTTGTTAACCGAAAGGATTATCAGGGAAGAGCTAAACTTTAACAGGgatgatttaaagaaaaataccTCAGACATGTTAGCCATTGCAACACTTGAGCAGAAATATGCATTCGATAAAATTGTTAAAGCTGTGTATTGTGATGAAGGGAGTTTTTTCTTTGTGTATGGTCATGGGGATACTGGAAAAATATTTCTCTGGAATTTTGTGTCTGCTGAGATTCGCTCAAGGGGTGATATTGTTTTAAACGTTGCTTCGAGTGGTATTGCATCTTTACTTCTTCCCAATGGAAGAAAGGCACACTCAAGATTCAAAATACTGCTGAACATAACTGAGGATTCTGTAGTAACATCAAACCTG GCATTTGATGAGTTTgttcatttttcttatccaaatattttggaTAACATCTCCTCAAAGGATTTTTTAAAGCAAGAACTATATTGGCTCCCACACTGGACATCGTTGAAGAG CATAAATTGCTCTGGTTTGCCTccacataaattaatactcaaTGTTGGTGTTCCGGTGATGTTACTAAGAAATATTGACCAATCCAGTGGTCTTTGTAATGATACAAGGCTACAAGTTAGGAAGCCTGGAAATCATGTCATAGAATGTGAAGTCTTAACGGGTAACAATGTTGGTCATATTGCTTTAATTCCAAGAATGAATAATGTACCAACAAATGAAACCGTCCTAGTTAGATTCCAATAA